The sequence below is a genomic window from Cellulosilyticum sp. I15G10I2.
GACATCCTGAGCAACTGGCGGGACTAACTTATATGTATGATGCTATGAATTTTTATATTTTAGGAAAGTCAGTAAGTGAAGACGGCAAGCCTGTACTAACACTTCTTATAAGTGATACCGGAGTTATAACAGAGCTTATAGAACCAGTAATACTTGAAACAGATGAGAGGCTTTATCTAAAAGTATGTACCAGTCAAGATGGAAAAATTGTTGATTTTTATTATTCCTATGACGGTAATGGGTGGAGACAAGTAGGTTCCTCTTGTGACACCTATATCTTGACAGATGAGCATTGCAGAGGATTTACAGGAGCGCACTTTGGGATGTATTGCCATGATATGACAGGTCTAAGGCTGCATGCTGATTTTGACTATTTCATTTACAGATAACATACATGTATAGATACAGCGGGGATTACTCTTGTTTTCTATCTCGGAGTTGATAAGTTACGGCCAGCATTTTTTTTCTGTATTTTAACGGAGTGGTTTCAGTATATTTTTTGAAGGCCTTTTCAAAAGAAGTGATGCTGTTATAGCCTAATAGGCTTGTAATCTCTGAGATGTTATAGTCACTGCTAATAAGAAGTTCCTGAGCTTTTTTAATTTTACAGATACTGATATATTCATTAACTGTAAATCCTGTTACTTCTTTAAAAAGACGGCTTAAATAACATTTGCTTATGTAAAAATATTTAGCTAAATCATCAAGAGATTGTATCTGCGCATAATTTTCAGTAATATATAGGGTTAACTCGTGAATTTTCTGATGTTTTACCTTTTGAGAAGGTTTAGGCATTGAGAAAACATTTTCTTTTGACTGTAGACGCATGGCATAGATTAAGAGCTCTGTTAATTTGGTATAGGCTGCAAGTTTATAGCCTGGAGCTTTATTCTGAATTTCTTTGACAATATCAAAAAGTAAGTTTTCTACGTAAGACTGGCTTTTTGAATCTAAGTGCAGAACTCCATAATACTTTGAAAAATAATTTTCAAGAGAAAAGTCACCTACAGAAGCAAAAAAAGGCGCAAGGTAGTCGCTACGCAGCTCAATAACAATGCGATCATGATAGGCTTCACTCACAGATCCGGTTTTATGAATTTGATTATGATTAATAAAAACGAGGCTGCCTTCATTGACTAAATAAGTCTCATTTTCAATAAAATAATACCGCTCTCCCTTTAAAAGATAGTATATTTCATACTCATTATGAAAATGTTTAGCGGGCATAGTAAACTCAGAATCACGAACCACACGGTTAATAATCATTCCATCAATAATTTCTTCAAATAAAGTCTTTCTCATAATTACCCCCATTGCAGTATCATAAGCTTCAGTATAGGTTAGTATAAACCATCTAAGATTTTGAAAAACAACTTATAATAATATTATACGGTATTGAGATAGAATGTCTAGGGATAGCTGTAAATTGGGGGTTTCAAGCATACAAGTAAACGTTTAAGGAGGCAAAAAATGATTCGTGAGAATAATAAAGTTAAAGATATTCAAATTGCATATATTGGAGGAGGTTCACGGAACTGGGCTTGGACTTTTATGAAGGACCTTGCATTAGAAGCAGAACTTTCAGGAACAATTAGATTGTATGACATTGATAAAAAGGCTGCAAAGGCGAATGAAATAATCGGAAATAAGATCAGCCAAAAAGAAAATGCAGTGGGTAAATGGGAATACAAGGCATTGGCTTCTATTGAAGAAACACTAACTGGAGCTGATTTTGTTATCATTTCTGTTTTACCTGGTGATTTTAAAGAAATGGCAAGTGATGTACATACACCAGAGAAATATGGCATTTATCAATCGGTTGGGGATACTGTAGGGCCAGGGGGTATTATTCGTGCCATGCGTACTATTCCTATGTTTTTTGAGATTGCAGAGAATATAAAAAAATATTCACCAGATGCGTGGGTTATTAACTATACTAATCCAATGACTATTTGTGTCAAAGCACTATATGCTGCATTTCCAGAGATTAAAGCTTATGGTTGTTGTCATGAAGTATTTGGCACACAGACTATATTAAAAAAAGCTTTAGAGGAAATGAGAGGGCTAAAAGATGTAGAAAGACATGAAATAAGAACAAATGCATTGGGCATCAATCACTTTACATGGATAGACCGTGCAACTTATAAAGATATAGATCTTTTACCAATCTATAAAGAGTTTGTAGATAAGCATTATGAAGAAGGCTATCAAGTCGATGAAGAACATTGGCTTAACAGTGTGTTTAAGTCCTCAGAAAAAGTTAAATTTGATTTATTTAGAAGGCATGGCTTAATTGCAGCGGCCGGAGACAGACATTTGGCAGAATTTGTTCCATCAAACTGGTATTTGAAAGACCCAGAAACTGTAGCCAAGTGGCAATATAAGTTGACGCCTGTATCTTTTAGAATTGAAAACAGAGAGGCGCTAAAGGAAAAGAGCCGAAAATATGTAGACGGTATGCTCGAAATCGAGCTTGAAAACTCTGGAGAAGAAGGTATAGCTCAGATTAAGGCGCTGGTGGGGCTTAATGAACTTGTGACAAATGTTAATCTGCCAAATAAGGGGCAAATGGCTGGCGTGCCTTTTGATGCAGTTGTGGAAACCAATGCACTTTTTCAAGCCGGTACGGTAAGGCCTATTATTGCGGGAGGGCTTCCTAGAGAGATTGAAAGTATTACACTAAGACATGTAGAGGTTCAAGAAGGTATCATAGAAGCAGCGCTTGCAAAAGATATGGATAAAGCATTTAAAGCTTTTAGTGCGGACGTTCAGGTTTCAACGCTTAATCCAGATGATGCAAGAGCATTATTTGATGAGATGGTTGAAAATACAAAGCACTATCTTTCATATTGGAATATATAGTTTGGATATTTATTTAAAAGACGTCCGTTAAAGGACGTCTTTTAATCATATGCATGATTATATTTGAAGTACTCTAATTTGCGCTGACTTTAACATAGAAAAATGATATAAAGTAAAGTCAAAACCTTGCGATTTATAAAGGATTCAATAATGACCTGACAAAGTCCGCGTTATTCCAAAGCGCACAGCCACCTTCTATCTCTCGTAGATGGTCTGGGCTGTTTTGGAGTTTGAAAAATAACTCTGACTTTAGCCCTTCTTTAAGAGAGACCTCATTTAAGTTTTGATCAGAATAGGGAGAGAAGGGACAGGGTTCAAGTCCACCCTCAGGGTTAATATGAAAAAATCCCCTGCCGGCAGCCAAGCATCCTCCAAAAGCTTCTTCACTTCCTGGAAAAGCAATAAATAAACTGTTAAACTTTGACCGATAATCTTCAAGTAGTGTCATTAAATTTACTCTTTGTTGGATAGAAATAACGCTGGCGGCATCCTCACTTGTATCCACTGGTACATACTCAACGTAGAAAAAGAGTTTTGCCCCCAATTTTTCATGAGTCTTAACAAAATCTGGAGCAGTCAAAGTCGAAAAGTTATCACGATTAATAGTAAAAGATAATCCAAAAAAAATGCCAGCCTCATCTAGCTGTTTCATCACTTCTGTCACTTTTTTATAAATACCCATCCCTCGTCTTGCATCTGTTTTAGCTGCATCTCCCTCAATACTCAAAATAGGGATAACATTTTTTAGTTTTTTAAGTTCATTAATTAATGTATCATTTAGAAACAGGCCATTTGTAAACACAGGGAAAATAATATGCTTATGGGCTTTTGCAGTTTGGAGGAATTCTGGTTTAACAAAAGGTTCACCCCCTGCTATAAGTGCCAGAGAGATACCTAGCTCACTCGCTTCCCCCACAATCTTATCAAATTTTTCTGAACTCATTTCGGAAGTATTATTATGTTTAAAAACATGAGAATAGCACCCTTTGCATCTTAAGTTACATTTTCTTGTAATGCTTGCAATCATAAATGGAGGAACATGAATGCCTTGTTTTTCCCAAAAGGCTCTTTTATTAGATGCTTCACTTTGCCATTTGATGGATTGGAGAGCATAGGCAGTAAGAGACGGATGATGCGTAACGATTTTAAGTGCACCTTTAAACATATTCATAATAGAGTGATCTAGTTTAGTAATATAATTTTCATAAGCCATATTTTCAACTTCTTTCAATAGTTTCCTAATTATAAATATTACACTAAATTATAAATATATCAATATTTAATAGATGTTTTTTATTATAAATTTGATTAGCAAATGGATGTTAAGTATAAAAGGTATTTATTCTGAGCGACATGGCCCTTAAGAAGGGTTGGCGGTATATGGCGTAATGAATTTACCGTACTTTAACACTTGAAACAGATAGATTTATAACTTATAATAAAGACACCCTTTAATAGGTCAAATAATTAACAAAGTGTAACGCTATTTATAAAAAGCTGCATATAAAAATAGTACAGAGAAACAACATGTAGACTTTAGTTATTCATCACTTATTATTGGGAATAACTAAAGTTTACAGATGTGAAATCTATACATATCAAAAAGATATAGCATTATTTAGAGAAAGGTGCTGACTATGAACATACAATTAATCAAAAAAGCAGAAGAAACACATATTTTAACGAAAGAAGAACTCGTATGCTTGCTTAAAGATGACAGTATTAATGAAGAACTTTTTAAAGCAGCAGATAGAGTCAGAAAGAAATACATGGGAGATGAAGTCCACTTAAGAGGTATTATTGAGTTCTCTAACAAATGTAAAAGGGATTGTCTATACTGCGGCTTAAGAGCATCTAATAAGAATGTGGAAAGATATAGACTTATGCCGGATGAAATTATAGAACTTGCTAAAAAAGCAGTTGGTTATGGTTATAAGACTGTGGTTATGCAATCAGGAGAAGACGCGTATTATACAGTAGATCGACTTAAATACATCATAACGACGCTCAAAGAATTTGGGATAGCAGTTACTTTATCTTTAGGAGAAAAAACTTATGATGAGTATAAAGCCTATAAAGAAGCTGGTGCAGATAGATATCTTCTTAGAATAGAAACAACAGACAAAGCATTATATGAAGCACTAGATCCGGGAATGAAACATGAAGACCGCATAAGATGCCTTAAAGACCTTAAGGCGCTTGGCTATGAGGTGGGAACAGGCTGCTTAGTAGGCCTGCCTAATCAAACGATAGAGTCTATAGCAGATGATATACTATTTTTTAAAGAAATAGATGCAGATATGATCGGATTAGGACCGTTTATCCCAAATGATGACACGCCGCTAAAGGGTGCAGAAGCTGGAGACTTTACAATGAGTCTCAAGGTAATGGCGCTGGTAAGACTTTTACTTCCAGATGTCAACATACCAGCAACTACAGCGATGGAGACGCTGAACAAACAAGGCAGAATGATTGCCCTCCAAAGTGGTGCCAATATCGTTATGCCTAATGTAACAGAAGGTGACTACAGAAAGATGTATGCACTTTATCCAGGGAAGATCTGTGTGAATGATACACCAGGTCA
It includes:
- a CDS encoding AraC family transcriptional regulator, whose protein sequence is MRKTLFEEIIDGMIINRVVRDSEFTMPAKHFHNEYEIYYLLKGERYYFIENETYLVNEGSLVFINHNQIHKTGSVSEAYHDRIVIELRSDYLAPFFASVGDFSLENYFSKYYGVLHLDSKSQSYVENLLFDIVKEIQNKAPGYKLAAYTKLTELLIYAMRLQSKENVFSMPKPSQKVKHQKIHELTLYITENYAQIQSLDDLAKYFYISKCYLSRLFKEVTGFTVNEYISICKIKKAQELLISSDYNISEITSLLGYNSITSFEKAFKKYTETTPLKYRKKMLAVTYQLRDRKQE
- a CDS encoding family 4 glycosyl hydrolase, giving the protein MIRENNKVKDIQIAYIGGGSRNWAWTFMKDLALEAELSGTIRLYDIDKKAAKANEIIGNKISQKENAVGKWEYKALASIEETLTGADFVIISVLPGDFKEMASDVHTPEKYGIYQSVGDTVGPGGIIRAMRTIPMFFEIAENIKKYSPDAWVINYTNPMTICVKALYAAFPEIKAYGCCHEVFGTQTILKKALEEMRGLKDVERHEIRTNALGINHFTWIDRATYKDIDLLPIYKEFVDKHYEEGYQVDEEHWLNSVFKSSEKVKFDLFRRHGLIAAAGDRHLAEFVPSNWYLKDPETVAKWQYKLTPVSFRIENREALKEKSRKYVDGMLEIELENSGEEGIAQIKALVGLNELVTNVNLPNKGQMAGVPFDAVVETNALFQAGTVRPIIAGGLPREIESITLRHVEVQEGIIEAALAKDMDKAFKAFSADVQVSTLNPDDARALFDEMVENTKHYLSYWNI
- a CDS encoding radical SAM protein, with amino-acid sequence MAYENYITKLDHSIMNMFKGALKIVTHHPSLTAYALQSIKWQSEASNKRAFWEKQGIHVPPFMIASITRKCNLRCKGCYSHVFKHNNTSEMSSEKFDKIVGEASELGISLALIAGGEPFVKPEFLQTAKAHKHIIFPVFTNGLFLNDTLINELKKLKNVIPILSIEGDAAKTDARRGMGIYKKVTEVMKQLDEAGIFFGLSFTINRDNFSTLTAPDFVKTHEKLGAKLFFYVEYVPVDTSEDAASVISIQQRVNLMTLLEDYRSKFNSLFIAFPGSEEAFGGCLAAGRGFFHINPEGGLEPCPFSPYSDQNLNEVSLKEGLKSELFFKLQNSPDHLREIEGGCALWNNADFVRSLLNPL
- the hydE gene encoding [FeFe] hydrogenase H-cluster radical SAM maturase HydE — encoded protein: MNIQLIKKAEETHILTKEELVCLLKDDSINEELFKAADRVRKKYMGDEVHLRGIIEFSNKCKRDCLYCGLRASNKNVERYRLMPDEIIELAKKAVGYGYKTVVMQSGEDAYYTVDRLKYIITTLKEFGIAVTLSLGEKTYDEYKAYKEAGADRYLLRIETTDKALYEALDPGMKHEDRIRCLKDLKALGYEVGTGCLVGLPNQTIESIADDILFFKEIDADMIGLGPFIPNDDTPLKGAEAGDFTMSLKVMALVRLLLPDVNIPATTAMETLNKQGRMIALQSGANIVMPNVTEGDYRKMYALYPGKICVNDTPGHCFNCITGKIKSIGRTVSNSKGSRVKKANR